TGATAGAGTTGAGTGATTTCTGGTTCGGGATTTGCCTGGTCAAACTCGCTCTCTTCCGAGTTGGAAGGTAAGCTGAACGCCGTTTCGAGAGCGGATAATGCCTGTTTATATTCTTTCAGTTCATAGAGGGTCTTGGCATACCAAATGTAGGCATCGTAATGTTCTTTATTGGTTTCTATGGCATTTTCCAAGGACTTTTTGGCGGCTGTAAAATTTCCGGTTTGGTAAAGTGCTTCGCCTTTATGACGCCAAGGACAGCTCCACTTGGGAGTTGTTTTATTTAAAAGTTCATAAATGTTTATGGCTTCAGTGTATTTTCCGGTTTCGAGATAAATATTTGCCAAGGCAAAACGCTCTCCCGGCTTTAAGCTATCAACGGCTGCCTGAGCAATTTCCAAAAGGCGATTGGATTCCAGATTGCTGATATAGGCAAGATTCAATTTTGCCTGAATGCCGCTTTCCCCTTCCTTATCCTTCTCTATAAGATATTGAACCGCATTCTGATAGGTATCTAAAGAGGGATTTTGCAGATAAAGCATAACGGGTGATTCCTGAGCTAAACAGAATGTTGTAGCCAACAATCCCAGAATGATAAGCATAATTTTGTGCATTGTTCCTGTTCTCCTGTTGTGAATATTGCTGTAATTAGGTAGTCGGTTTCCCTTGCTAAAAAGGTAACCTCCTTTAAAGAACAAAAAAAATGGCTCCGGAAGAGGGGTTCGAACCCCCGACCTAGTGGTTAACAGCCACCCGCTCTACCGCTGAGCTATTCCGGAACGATTTTCTAAATGTCATTCATTTAATGGCGGTATTTCTGTCAACCATAATTTTGGCAACCCGTAAAAAGCAATGCGAATATGCGATATCATCTCCTCCCATTATGCCTGTTTGGCTTTAAAAACAACGCTGGTAATTAGTTCAATGAATAACCCGTAAATTGCTCCCAAAATGATTGTTAAGAAAAAGATATGCCATTTGCCTAAAACAGCCGTCGGATATGCCATCGCTCCAAAAGAAAAAGGAATGCTGACAATTATCCCCAATAACAATCCGTGTAGGGACCAAATTATCTTGCAAGCGCTGATTCCAATGACAAAACCAATCAGAACCCGACTGGCAAAGATATTGGCTATCAATTTTTTAGCCAAAGGATTGGGATATGAACTTTTGGCTATCAAGATAGCCACTATCCCGCAAAGCAATCCAGTAATGGTAGCGATTAAAACTCGTTTGAAAGACATAATCACCTCACTAAGTTTGATTATTTCTATAAAAGCGCAAGGCAATCATAATGTCAATAACTTTTTTATTAGAAATCGATAAATTGCGGGATTCTATAAAATAAGATCGTTACACATAAATGGAGCAAAAATCTTTTACTTCCTATGCGGGGAAGCGGTATGATCAGAGACGAACCCGGTTGTCGGATTTAGAACACATAAACGTTTCTACCCTTTCATTGGAAGTGTAGGACTACAACTATTGTATCTATAAGATGGGTAATTACTTCAGGAAGATCATCTAAAAAGGGTAACCTTTTTACTCAAGCATCGTTTACCATTAACCGACAAGTTGAGAAAGTATATACCACTTGAACACTTTTTACCGCCAGCATCTCTGCCATCCCAATAGGTGTATTGCTCAATTGTCTTATTGGGATCAAGCGAGATGCTCTTCACTTTTTGACCTTTGATATTATAGATATCGATGCTTGCAGTGGTTACTCTTGGCATTGAGTCATCCAGTTTTGAGGGTAAAATAACTTTAAGATTAGTGAAGGCAGTAAACGGATTGGGATATGCAGATAAAAGCCCCTTCTGCAAAGCCGGAGTTAACGGATCGTCAATACCAACATAGGGCAGAGAGCCAAACTCAAAACAGCCCATATCTATCCTGCCATCCCAAACTCGGTGATTGCCTGCCAGGTCATAGGGTAGTAATGCTAAGCCCGTAGTATCGGGAGTGGCAGCGTTTATACAGGGTGAGGATGCAGTTAGTTGCGCAAAAAAACGACTTTCGCTATCCAAACTATATAAGTCCGGATTGTCGCTGATATTGGTGGTGCCATATTCCACAAAGCAATTGGGACCGGTGATGATTCCCTGACTTCCGCCGCGGATATTGTTGTAGTCCAGATAAATATTGGAGACCGGTGAGATGGGTACTGTCATCACTGAAAGCTCATAATTGCACAGTGGATTG
This genomic stretch from Candidatus Cloacimonas sp. harbors:
- a CDS encoding tetratricopeptide repeat protein, with translation MHKIMLIILGLLATTFCLAQESPVMLYLQNPSLDTYQNAVQYLIEKDKEGESGIQAKLNLAYISNLESNRLLEIAQAAVDSLKPGERFALANIYLETGKYTEAINIYELLNKTTPKWSCPWRHKGEALYQTGNFTAAKKSLENAIETNKEHYDAYIWYAKTLYELKEYKQALSALETAFSLPSNSEESEFDQANPEPEITQLY